A genomic segment from Paralichthys olivaceus isolate ysfri-2021 chromosome 22, ASM2471397v2, whole genome shotgun sequence encodes:
- the tnfsf12 gene encoding tumor necrosis factor ligand superfamily member 12, with amino-acid sequence MHRILQRRRVRKLRVVWASLALVALSLAACSALFTAWTWRQTRDLSQSFKVLQDRLEQVNTQRKAIVQLILEKRELLVGQRVKRDGGTFRGRNGNGKKAASHFEITKVSSQQVGEGGVIKGWEERTLNMSKAVKYNKELGTFTVEKAGVYFLFCQVLFNEQQTPYVKLDVVTTGQKPQKLQCIEGYATTPSAGPHFFHFVKSCQVSGLLRLDRGTELQAITGSSFRLHTVGSPSASPHVFSIFKVN; translated from the exons ATGCATCGGATTCTGCAGAGGAGGCGAGTGCGCAAGCTGCGGGTCGTCTGGGCGTCTCTGGCCCTGGTGGCGCTGTCCCTGGCGGCGTGCAGCGCGCTGTTCACGGCGTGGACTTGGAGACAGACGCGGGACCTGTCTCAGTCCTTCAAGGTCTTGCAGGACCGATTGGAGCAG GTGAATACACAGAGGAAGGCCATCGTCCAGCTCATTCTGGAGAAGAGAGAGCTGCTGGTGGGGCAAAGAGTGAAGAGAGACG GGGGGACGTTTCGAGGGAGGAATGGAAATGGAAAGAAGGCAGCGTCTCATTTTGAGA TTACCAAAGTCTCCTCTCAGCAAG tgggagAAGGCGGTGTGATAAAGGGCTGGGAAGAGCGGACGTTGAATATGAGTAAAGCGGTGAAGTATAACAAGGAGCTGGGCACCTTCACTGTGGAGAAGGCCGGCGTCTACTTCCTGTTCTGCCAG GTGTTGTTCAATGAGCAGCAGACTCCGTATGTGAAGCTGGATGTGGTGACCACCGGCCAGAAGCCTCAGAAGCTGCAGTGCATAGAGGGCTACGCGACGACCCCCTCTGCCGGGCCGCACTTTTTCCACTTCGTGAAGTCGTGCCAGGTGTCCGGCCTCCTGCGACTGGATCGAGGCACGGAGCTGCAGGCCATCACGGGCTCGTCCTTCCGGCTCCACACCGTGGGCAGTCCCTCCGCCTCGCCTCACGTCTTCAGCATCTTTAAAGTCAACTGA